GCGTTGACCGCATCCGCCAGGGCAAGCTCCAGGAACGCACGCTCTGCGGGCGAGCCCTCCTTGCATTCAAGCGCTTGGCCTGAGACGTTGCAAACCCCCATACCGCTACCAGTCTCGTAGCGCGTGTAGAACGTCAGGCCGTCCCGGCGCTCGATTCGATACTTGCGGTCATCGTCCATTTCGCCGAACAAGAGGTTCGTCTCGAAGACGGGCTTCTTGGTGAACCCCTGGAAATCAGGGTTCGGGTCGTCGCTGTAGAACATCACCGCCTTGGGATGGAAGCGGTGCTCGAAGTCGGCTTCGACCACGGCCAGGTCCGGATGGCGCCCCGTGACATATTTTTCCACGAGGGATTTGACCTTGGAGAGGGTAGATTGGGTTTGCTTTGGCATGGATGGCCTTTGATGTAGTGGTCCTCTCGTGTGTAGCGCTTGGCTCCCCCGCGCCCTAAAACACCAAAGACACCCGGGTCGACGTTGACGCAGGGCTCGGAAGTGACTGGGGCCGAAGGAGCCTTAGCTGGCTGGGGCTAAGTTCAGGCGTCCAAAGAAAAACCACACCGGTGAGGGTGTGGTTTCGAAGCAGAACAGAAGTTCGACTTGGGCGTCTTGCAGTTGCCTGCAATGGCCAGGTTACCAGCCGGCCGGAATTCGGAGGGTTTCGACGGACGGGCGGCGTTGGGAGACGCGCTTGCGAACGACGGTGACCTCCTTGAACCGGGTCGGAGCAGGGACGTTTTCCAGCAGGAACTGCGGAATTTTCAGCTCGAGGAACGTGCGCGCCTTGGGGGCAGGCATCTTCAGGAGCTGGAAGTCCTCACGGATGTCGTCCAAGCTACGACTTGCGAGTTCGGCGTTCAAAGCGTGGCGGGACTTCCGACGCTCGTTGCGCTTCAGCATTCCCGTGAGGGCAGCACCATCGAACATCGAGCGGCGACCGCTCAGTTCGTAGCTTGCCCAGCTGTTGGGGACGATGGCAGCGTTGACAGTTTTCATGGAGAGAGTTACCTCGTAAAAAAGTTGACCTACTCCGTGTAGCGACGTCGGCGACGCCGCCCCTTGGCACGGCCAGGCGGCGGCGGGACGCTCCGGACCTAATCGCGCCGCGTGGGTCAGGCCTCCGCGACCTCTTCCAGCGAGATGAGCGCTTCCAGCTGAAGTCGGTTTGCCTTTATGATGCCGCCGACTGCGCCTTGCTCCGCCCCAAACTCCAAGCCGTTGCACGGCAGGCATCGCACGAAGCTGTCGCGCAGCGCCAGCTCGAACTCCTCCTGGCTGAGAGCCCCGCCAATGACTTCGTGCACCGACTTGCCGCTTCCCTTGCCAACAAGCTGGAGCTGTGAAGTTCCTCCGCACTTGGAACAGGTGCAGCCTGCCAGGTAGGCGTCCCGCTGGGCGACAAAGCTGGCGCGGACGACCTTCTTGCGAACAGCGGAGCGGTCGACGTAGTCCTGCTTGTTGCCGGCGTAGCGGCTCTTCGAGTAGCTGCGCGTGCATTCCTTGCACTTGGACTGCAGCAGCCCGGTTTGGCGGTTCTTCACCGAGAAATCAGTTTTTGGCTTGCACACTTTGCAGCAGCCGCATGTTTTCATCTCCATCACATGATGTCCTAAAGAGAAAGCCGGCTAGGCGCCGGCGAGTGAGTTCTTCAGGGTGTAACAAGCTGCGGCGGGAAATGTCCCCACCTAAAACGGATGGCCCGCCGGGTTGCATTTAGTAGATGACGTCCGAGCCGACGATGGCAATGCACCCACGAACGGAAATTGGTCGCATGCGGCGCTCCCTCCTCAAATTGGTGTAGCCAAAAGTTAACGTTTCTGGTCCACTTGGGCGCCATTGTTGGCAAGGCTGGAGGAGCGTTCGATGCAGAAGTTTGTGAATGTCCAAACCGTGAACCTTCGCAGTGCGCCCAGCACCGAGGGGAACGAGCCCATCGGCCAGCTCTCGCTCGGCCAGTCGGTCGAGCTGCTGGACGGCGGTCAGCCAGGCTGGCATCGGGTCAAGACTCAGGTTGACGGCAAGGACGTCGAGGGCTTCTGCGTCGAAGGCCTGGCGGACGCCCGAATCTCCTGGACCACGGCCAAACAGCCTACCTTGAGGGACCCCGCGTCGCCGGCGCGCGAAGCCCTGGCCGCGACGGCCGCGGAGCAGTGGCTGCTCTTCAGGAAAGGCGAAGGCAAGGAGAACGTCGAGCCGTTCAGCACCATGGTGGGCAAGATGTGGAAGGCGTTCAACAAGAATTTGACGGGCAAGGACCAGGGCATGCCCTGGTCCGCCGTGGCCATCTCCCTGATGGTGCGAAACGCCGCGAAGTCCGTTCCGGGGTACAAGGCCTTCCCTGAATCTATCGGGCACTCGAAGTACATGTGGGATTCCATCCGGAAGGCTGCCAGCGGCGACACCGCGGCCCCCTTCTGGGGCGTTGCCCTCGACAAGGCCAAGCCCCAGGTGGGCGACATCATCGGCAGCTGGCGCAACACGCCGTTCAGCTTCCAGCAGTTCCAGGCTGCGACCAAGAACCCTGAGACCCCTTGCCACTCGGACATCGTGGTCGCGGTCGGCCCGGACCTGGTGCTCGCCATTGGCGGCAACATCAAGCATTCGGTCTACGCCACCGGCTACCAGGTGACCTCGGACGGATTTTTGACTCCAAACCGTCGCATCGACGTCGGCGGCAAAGTCGTCGGAGAGGCCGTCGTTTTGATGGCCAACCGGGTCTAGCC
The genomic region above belongs to Variovorax sp. PBL-E5 and contains:
- a CDS encoding SH3 domain-containing protein; translation: MQKFVNVQTVNLRSAPSTEGNEPIGQLSLGQSVELLDGGQPGWHRVKTQVDGKDVEGFCVEGLADARISWTTAKQPTLRDPASPAREALAATAAEQWLLFRKGEGKENVEPFSTMVGKMWKAFNKNLTGKDQGMPWSAVAISLMVRNAAKSVPGYKAFPESIGHSKYMWDSIRKAASGDTAAPFWGVALDKAKPQVGDIIGSWRNTPFSFQQFQAATKNPETPCHSDIVVAVGPDLVLAIGGNIKHSVYATGYQVTSDGFLTPNRRIDVGGKVVGEAVVLMANRV